A region of Faecalibacterium taiwanense DNA encodes the following proteins:
- a CDS encoding PTS transporter subunit EIIC — MARKDYDQFADELIAAVGGKENIVSVTNCMTRLRFVLADESIVKDDEVKKIKGVMSVVHGAGQYQIPIGTYVSDLCPVVKAKLGLTEDAMAAGKAKAESMRVVKKDSFFNKFFKAISGCILPMIAPMAAGGIIKGVLTILTTFGVLTSDNGIYLILYAAADALMYFMPIIVGFSAGKVFGMNPYTAAVIGAAMLYPKLAAFVGAEETLTFFGLKVTMLDYSQTMLPILLAVFVASWIEKAAKKIIPQMLQLMFVPTVVLVITLPLTLLVVGPVMAGVSNALATGVNALYNAVPVVCGGVLGAFWQLFVMMGVHSAMLPIILNNLTTLGYCPVNAILGLTVWALAGVALGYALKVKDGETRATAFGTMASALCGITEPVIYTVALTNFKRFICAFVGGGVAGVIGGILGIKFYTWGGDGIFRIPSMINPAGLDISFWGFLICAAIAFVVSAIGSYAVTSADEKA; from the coding sequence ATGGCAAGAAAAGACTACGATCAATTTGCCGATGAGCTGATCGCGGCAGTCGGCGGCAAAGAGAACATTGTCAGTGTGACGAACTGCATGACCCGTCTGCGCTTTGTGCTGGCAGACGAGAGCATCGTCAAGGATGACGAGGTCAAAAAAATCAAAGGCGTGATGAGCGTTGTGCACGGTGCAGGACAGTACCAGATCCCCATCGGTACTTATGTCTCTGACCTGTGCCCCGTCGTCAAGGCAAAGCTGGGCCTGACGGAGGATGCCATGGCTGCCGGCAAGGCCAAGGCCGAAAGCATGCGTGTGGTCAAGAAGGACAGCTTCTTCAACAAGTTCTTCAAGGCCATTTCCGGCTGCATCCTGCCCATGATCGCACCCATGGCCGCCGGTGGTATCATCAAGGGCGTTCTGACCATCCTGACCACCTTCGGTGTGCTCACCAGTGACAACGGCATTTACCTGATCCTGTATGCAGCGGCCGATGCGCTGATGTACTTTATGCCCATCATCGTCGGTTTCTCGGCCGGCAAGGTCTTTGGCATGAATCCTTATACCGCTGCTGTCATCGGCGCAGCGATGCTGTACCCGAAGCTGGCTGCTTTCGTGGGCGCGGAGGAAACGCTTACCTTCTTCGGCCTCAAGGTCACGATGCTGGATTACTCCCAGACCATGCTGCCCATCCTGCTGGCCGTCTTTGTGGCAAGCTGGATCGAAAAGGCTGCGAAAAAGATCATCCCGCAGATGCTGCAATTGATGTTCGTGCCGACTGTGGTGCTGGTCATCACGCTGCCGCTCACCCTGCTGGTGGTCGGCCCGGTCATGGCAGGCGTTTCCAATGCTCTGGCTACCGGTGTCAACGCGCTGTACAATGCGGTGCCTGTGGTCTGCGGCGGTGTTCTGGGCGCGTTCTGGCAGCTGTTCGTCATGATGGGTGTCCATTCAGCCATGCTCCCCATCATCCTCAACAACCTTACCACCCTGGGTTACTGCCCGGTCAACGCCATCTTGGGCCTGACCGTCTGGGCACTGGCTGGTGTGGCTCTGGGCTACGCACTCAAGGTGAAGGATGGTGAGACCCGCGCAACGGCATTCGGCACCATGGCTTCTGCGCTGTGCGGCATCACCGAGCCGGTCATCTATACCGTGGCCCTGACCAACTTCAAGCGGTTTATCTGCGCCTTCGTGGGTGGCGGCGTTGCCGGTGTCATCGGTGGTATCCTGGGCATCAAGTTCTACACTTGGGGCGGTGACGGCATCTTCCGTATCCCGTCCATGATCAACCCCGCAGGTCTGGATATCAGCTTCTGGGGCTTCCTGATCTGCGCAGCCATTGCGTTTGTGGTTTCTGCAATCGGCAGTTATGCTGTGACCAGCGCGGACGAAAAAGCGTAA